From Proteiniborus sp. DW1, one genomic window encodes:
- a CDS encoding AIR synthase related protein: protein MKISKFRDLTFIDINQNQTIVIACDSSGAIGNKERDLVQVEPEILGDLTAQVALKEILAIGAEPITIVNTLSVEMNDTGERIIKGIKKATAPLGLPDTQIITGSTEENFPTCQTGMGITIIGIIDKNNWKQPRAVLGSLAVVVGIPKVGYEILEEQGDILSIHHLLELKKNPRIYEILPVGSKGIFYELREIARANNLTFSLDDYLKIDLNKSAGPATCAIISIEENEYTKLKNSFPIPVNKIGRFI, encoded by the coding sequence ATGAAGATAAGCAAATTTAGAGATTTAACCTTTATCGATATAAATCAAAATCAAACCATTGTCATAGCCTGTGATTCGTCTGGAGCCATAGGAAACAAAGAAAGGGATTTAGTTCAAGTAGAACCAGAGATCTTAGGGGATTTAACAGCTCAAGTGGCTCTTAAGGAGATATTAGCCATTGGAGCAGAACCTATAACTATAGTTAATACCCTGTCAGTAGAGATGAATGATACGGGAGAAAGAATAATTAAAGGAATTAAGAAGGCTACAGCACCATTAGGTTTACCTGATACTCAAATAATTACAGGGAGCACAGAAGAAAATTTTCCAACATGTCAAACTGGCATGGGAATAACTATAATTGGCATTATAGACAAGAATAATTGGAAGCAACCAAGAGCTGTACTAGGCTCATTAGCTGTAGTAGTTGGAATCCCAAAGGTGGGCTATGAAATACTGGAGGAACAAGGGGATATATTATCTATTCATCATTTATTAGAGCTGAAAAAGAACCCTAGAATATATGAAATTTTACCAGTAGGCTCAAAGGGTATATTTTATGAGCTGAGGGAAATAGCAAGGGCTAATAATCTAACATTCAGTTTAGATGATTATCTAAAAATAGACCTAAATAAGTCAGCAGGACCTGCAACATGTGCCATAATTTCTATAGAAGAAAATGAATACACAAAATTGAAGAATTCTTTTCCGATACCTGTAAATAAAATTGGTAGATTTATATAA
- the cobK gene encoding precorrin-6A reductase → MILVLSGTSDGRKIIELLASTGYSVIVSTATEYGKMLAEIDKNITEIISGRLEKPDMEKIIREKDIQYIVDATHPYADKVSKNAIAASKSMGIQYLRFEREEHIYDGAHYFPDYSSAVLYLKETQGNVLLTIGSNNLHIFTSSLDIDRLYTRVLPTYAVVKKCEELGLLPRQIIAVQGPFTKELNKAIYKNYNIKHMVTKDSGDAGGTKEKIEGAMETGVNVILIQRPNIDYPNICNSIEEVIDSIKKNYKNYN, encoded by the coding sequence ATGATACTGGTTTTGTCAGGAACATCTGATGGAAGAAAAATAATAGAATTGCTGGCAAGTACAGGTTACTCTGTAATAGTATCTACGGCAACAGAGTATGGAAAAATGCTAGCTGAAATTGATAAAAATATAACAGAGATAATATCAGGTAGATTGGAAAAGCCTGATATGGAAAAGATAATAAGAGAAAAAGATATACAATATATAGTAGATGCTACCCATCCATATGCAGACAAGGTTTCAAAAAATGCTATTGCCGCAAGTAAATCTATGGGAATACAATATTTAAGATTTGAAAGAGAAGAGCATATATATGACGGAGCACACTATTTTCCGGACTATAGCAGTGCAGTACTATATTTAAAGGAAACTCAAGGGAATGTTCTATTGACCATTGGTAGCAATAACCTACATATCTTCACATCTTCCCTTGATATAGATAGGCTATATACAAGAGTTCTTCCTACCTATGCTGTAGTGAAGAAATGCGAAGAGTTGGGATTACTTCCAAGGCAGATAATAGCAGTCCAAGGACCCTTTACAAAAGAGCTCAATAAAGCCATATACAAAAACTATAATATAAAGCATATGGTGACAAAAGATAGTGGAGACGCTGGAGGAACTAAAGAAAAGATTGAAGGAGCAATGGAAACAGGGGTAAATGTGATTCTGATACAGCGTCCTAACATAGACTATCCCAATATATGCAATAGTATAGAAGAAGTCATAGATAGCATAAAGAAAAATTATAAAAATTACAACTAA
- the cbiE gene encoding precorrin-6y C5,15-methyltransferase (decarboxylating) subunit CbiE — translation MNKISVVGLGPGHPDYILPKAVSIIAQSDIIIAGKRNLESIDITDKSVFIVGNNLSQMVDFIKENRNSKRVCIVVSGDTGFYSMLRYLKKHFDSEELEVITGISSMQYMFARIGQSWEDAYLGSLHGRENEFVEKVKEYGKVGLLTDNKWTPDRIASELLRNGIDNKIMYVGENLSYENEKVTKGSIKDFVEKREYHICVVVISNE, via the coding sequence ATGAATAAAATATCAGTAGTTGGGCTTGGACCAGGTCATCCTGATTATATATTACCTAAGGCGGTTAGCATTATTGCTCAGTCAGATATAATAATTGCAGGAAAAAGAAATCTTGAAAGTATTGATATAACAGATAAATCTGTTTTTATAGTAGGAAATAACTTATCCCAGATGGTAGATTTTATAAAAGAAAACAGAAATAGTAAAAGAGTATGTATAGTGGTTTCAGGAGATACAGGATTTTATAGTATGCTTAGATATCTAAAGAAACATTTTGATTCTGAGGAACTGGAAGTAATAACAGGAATTAGCTCTATGCAGTATATGTTTGCAAGGATAGGACAAAGCTGGGAAGATGCTTATTTAGGAAGCTTACATGGCAGAGAAAATGAATTTGTTGAAAAGGTTAAAGAATATGGGAAAGTAGGTCTGCTTACTGATAATAAGTGGACTCCGGATAGAATTGCTTCTGAGTTGTTGAGAAATGGAATTGACAATAAGATAATGTATGTGGGAGAGAATCTATCGTATGAAAATGAAAAAGTAACTAAGGGAAGTATTAAAGATTTTGTTGAGAAAAGGGAGTACCATATTTGTGTGGTGGTGATTAGCAATGAATAG
- a CDS encoding ABC transporter ATP-binding protein encodes MNTAVLIENLTFKYDIDEVLKNTNMDIPKGSFVSILGPNGSGKTTLLKNICNILKPNSGNILINNRNVSNIKYKDLAKIIAVVHQSADIQFDFSVFDVVLMGRYPYIGRFKSESKKDVEIAKEAMINTGVWELRDKGINEISGGEKQRVMIARALAQEPEILILDEPISNLDIKYQVGILELCRKLNREKKLTIIMTLHDINLAGRYSDYLILLDKGEVRIMDTPEKVLTQENISTVYDIKVDILRRNGDKTPYIIPV; translated from the coding sequence ATGAATACTGCAGTGCTTATAGAGAATCTAACATTTAAATACGATATAGATGAAGTGTTAAAGAACACTAATATGGATATTCCCAAAGGCAGCTTTGTAAGCATATTAGGACCAAATGGTTCTGGCAAGACTACCCTTTTAAAAAATATATGCAATATCTTAAAGCCGAACAGTGGAAACATACTAATAAACAATAGAAATGTATCTAATATTAAATACAAAGACCTAGCTAAGATAATAGCAGTTGTTCACCAAAGTGCGGATATTCAGTTTGATTTTTCTGTTTTTGATGTGGTACTTATGGGAAGGTATCCTTATATAGGCAGATTCAAAAGTGAAAGCAAAAAAGACGTAGAGATAGCTAAGGAAGCTATGATAAATACTGGAGTTTGGGAACTTAGAGATAAAGGCATCAATGAAATAAGTGGTGGAGAAAAGCAGAGAGTTATGATAGCTAGAGCTCTTGCCCAAGAACCAGAAATACTCATATTAGATGAGCCAATATCTAATTTGGATATAAAATATCAGGTTGGAATATTGGAGCTATGTAGGAAGCTTAACAGAGAAAAAAAGTTGACTATAATAATGACTTTACATGATATAAACCTTGCAGGAAGATATAGTGATTATCTTATACTCTTAGATAAAGGGGAAGTTAGAATCATGGATACTCCTGAAAAGGTACTGACTCAGGAAAATATATCAACCGTATATGATATTAAAGTAGACATATTAAGAAGAAATGGAGATAAGACTCCATATATTATACCTGTTTAA
- the cobJ gene encoding precorrin-3B C(17)-methyltransferase: MNKLGKIYVVGIGPGDREHMTSHAKIAIDKSDIIVGYKTYIDLLEDMIKNKEVVSSGMKKEIERCIEALEYAKQGKIVSLVSSGDSGVYGMAGIMLEVVLKDGSDVEVEVVPGVTAANAAAASLGAPIMHDYVTISLSDLLTDWSLIERRLHCVGEGDFVVCLYNPKSKGRQQQIEIAREILLKYKSKNTIVGIVRNAKRYGESVIVTTLGDMLKYEIDMFTTVIVGNSNTYSVKKMMITPRGYRL, from the coding sequence ATGAACAAACTAGGTAAGATATATGTTGTAGGTATAGGGCCAGGAGATAGAGAGCATATGACTTCTCACGCTAAAATCGCTATAGATAAATCAGACATAATAGTCGGATATAAGACTTACATTGACTTGTTGGAAGATATGATAAAAAATAAAGAAGTGGTTTCTAGCGGAATGAAAAAGGAAATAGAAAGATGCATAGAAGCCTTAGAATATGCAAAACAAGGAAAAATTGTATCATTAGTTAGCAGTGGAGATTCTGGTGTATATGGAATGGCTGGAATAATGCTAGAAGTAGTATTAAAGGATGGAAGTGATGTAGAGGTTGAGGTAGTGCCAGGAGTTACAGCTGCAAATGCAGCAGCAGCTTCTCTAGGAGCACCTATCATGCATGACTACGTCACTATAAGCTTAAGTGATTTGCTTACAGACTGGTCACTAATTGAAAGAAGGCTTCATTGTGTAGGAGAGGGAGATTTTGTAGTATGTTTGTATAATCCTAAAAGCAAGGGGAGACAGCAGCAAATAGAGATAGCTAGAGAGATACTTTTAAAATATAAAAGTAAAAATACAATAGTAGGCATAGTTAGAAATGCTAAAAGATATGGTGAATCAGTTATAGTGACCACCCTTGGTGATATGCTAAAATATGAAATAGATATGTTTACGACGGTTATTGTTGGAAATTCAAATACATACTCAGTAAAAAAAATGATGATAACTCCTAGGGGCTATAGGCTATGA
- the cbiD gene encoding cobalt-precorrin-5B (C(1))-methyltransferase CbiD produces MLERYVVKDGKKLRYGYTTGSCAAAAAKAATEMLFSQRVLDFIEIDTPKGWRLKLKVEEPSFNNASATCCIKKDAGDDPDSTDGLRIYAEVTRNYEGNINLTGGLGIGLVTKPGLSVPVGEYAINPVPREMILSEVKKVLPDGEGVNIKIFAPDGVEIAKKTFNPKLGIEGGISIIGTSGIVEPMSEEALKSSLELELSILKEQGVKKIIFSPGNYGKDFGTKYDLNEKVLIKTSNYIGFMIDKAVEYNMEEIFFVGHIGKLIKVAAGIFNTHSKVADGRLETLAANCALLGGSRQLVRNIMESNTTEEAVDFILQNNMENVFEFIAQKISQKCEERAHGQIKFGTLIFSLKHGVLGICSQGSLMLEEFKV; encoded by the coding sequence ATGCTAGAAAGGTATGTAGTTAAAGACGGAAAGAAGCTTAGATATGGATATACTACAGGCTCCTGTGCAGCAGCTGCTGCAAAAGCTGCGACGGAAATGCTTTTTTCTCAAAGAGTCTTAGATTTTATAGAAATAGATACTCCTAAGGGATGGAGACTTAAGCTTAAGGTTGAGGAGCCATCATTTAATAATGCCAGTGCAACTTGCTGTATAAAAAAAGATGCTGGAGATGATCCAGATTCTACTGATGGTCTTAGAATATATGCAGAGGTTACCAGAAACTATGAAGGAAATATAAATTTAACAGGTGGACTAGGTATAGGTTTAGTTACTAAGCCAGGATTGTCAGTACCTGTAGGAGAATATGCCATAAATCCAGTACCTAGAGAAATGATATTATCAGAGGTTAAAAAGGTTCTTCCTGATGGTGAAGGTGTAAATATCAAAATATTTGCACCAGATGGAGTCGAGATAGCTAAAAAAACATTCAATCCTAAGTTGGGTATTGAAGGAGGTATATCCATAATAGGAACATCTGGAATAGTTGAGCCTATGTCAGAGGAAGCGCTTAAAAGCTCCTTAGAGCTAGAACTATCCATATTAAAGGAGCAGGGTGTTAAAAAAATTATTTTTTCACCAGGAAACTATGGAAAGGATTTTGGGACAAAGTACGATTTGAACGAAAAAGTGCTAATTAAGACTAGCAATTATATAGGATTTATGATAGACAAAGCAGTTGAATACAATATGGAAGAAATCTTTTTTGTAGGACATATAGGCAAGCTCATCAAGGTTGCTGCTGGAATATTTAATACACATAGCAAGGTAGCAGATGGCAGACTAGAAACTCTTGCAGCAAACTGTGCACTCCTTGGAGGTTCTAGACAGCTTGTAAGAAACATAATGGAGAGCAATACTACAGAAGAAGCTGTAGATTTTATCCTACAAAATAATATGGAAAATGTATTTGAATTTATCGCACAGAAGATAAGTCAAAAATGTGAAGAGAGAGCTCATGGGCAGATTAAGTTCGGAACATTAATTTTTTCTTTAAAACATGGTGTTTTGGGCATATGTAGCCAAGGTAGTCTAATGTTGGAGGAGTTCAAGGTATGA
- the cbiT gene encoding precorrin-6Y C5,15-methyltransferase (decarboxylating) subunit CbiT codes for MNRWVYATSGIPDNLFKRGKVPMTKEEVRAITISKLRLKNTDLVVDIGAGTGSISIEAALIANEGKVYAVEKNSEGIQLIKENMSIFGMSNIDVVEGVAPEVLTQIGKVDKVVLGGTGGNIIGIFEWVAQNLKPTGRIVVNAITIENLYRSQELMKSSGFENIEVICVSISKGRTVGSLTMMEAQNPTYIISADKK; via the coding sequence ATGAATAGATGGGTTTATGCCACATCAGGGATACCTGATAACTTATTTAAGCGTGGGAAGGTGCCTATGACTAAAGAAGAAGTAAGAGCTATTACCATAAGCAAACTAAGACTTAAAAATACAGATTTAGTAGTGGATATAGGTGCAGGGACCGGGTCTATATCTATAGAGGCTGCTTTAATAGCTAATGAGGGAAAGGTATATGCAGTAGAGAAGAATAGTGAAGGAATACAGCTTATAAAGGAAAATATGAGTATTTTTGGAATGAGTAATATAGATGTAGTAGAAGGAGTAGCTCCAGAAGTTTTAACCCAAATAGGAAAAGTTGATAAGGTAGTCTTAGGAGGAACTGGTGGAAATATAATAGGTATATTTGAATGGGTAGCACAAAACTTAAAGCCAACAGGAAGGATAGTAGTCAATGCCATTACGATAGAAAACTTGTATAGATCACAAGAGCTTATGAAGTCAAGTGGATTTGAAAATATAGAGGTAATATGTGTATCCATATCAAAAGGAAGAACAGTAGGCAGTTTAACTATGATGGAGGCTCAAAATCCAACATACATTATATCTGCAGATAAGAAGTAA
- a CDS encoding sirohydrochlorin cobaltochelatase produces MKKGIIVASFGTSYEETRKLCIESVENKVKREFCEYQVERAFTSQIVINKLKKGDGILVNNVTEALQKMNQEGIAQVFVQSLHIVPGHEYNKLLNQVNLFKEKNDDMTIHVGAPLLNDDTDYKKVVEAIEFKALNQYEAVVFMGHGTDHASDSRYDLLEKYFRKEYSNNIFIGTVEGSVKLEDIIPQLLEKKISSVKLIPFMLVAGDHALNDMAGDEEDSWKSMLIKNGFHVEVTLNGLGENKKIQDIFLCHLKDAMKNS; encoded by the coding sequence ATGAAAAAAGGGATAATTGTAGCAAGCTTTGGGACTAGTTATGAAGAAACTAGAAAACTATGCATAGAAAGCGTAGAAAACAAAGTAAAAAGAGAGTTTTGTGAATACCAGGTAGAGAGGGCATTTACTTCTCAAATAGTGATCAACAAGCTAAAAAAAGGAGATGGTATATTAGTAAACAATGTAACAGAGGCATTACAGAAAATGAATCAGGAAGGCATTGCTCAAGTGTTTGTACAGTCTCTTCACATAGTGCCTGGACATGAGTACAACAAGCTTTTAAATCAAGTGAATTTGTTTAAAGAAAAGAATGATGATATGACAATACACGTAGGAGCACCGCTATTAAATGATGATACAGACTACAAAAAAGTAGTTGAGGCAATTGAGTTTAAGGCTCTAAATCAATACGAAGCTGTGGTTTTTATGGGACACGGAACTGACCATGCCTCAGACAGCAGATATGATTTATTAGAGAAGTATTTTAGAAAAGAGTACTCAAATAATATATTTATTGGAACAGTAGAAGGAAGTGTTAAGTTAGAGGACATAATACCACAGCTTCTAGAGAAAAAAATAAGTAGTGTGAAGCTAATACCATTCATGCTTGTAGCAGGAGATCATGCATTAAATGATATGGCTGGTGACGAAGAGGATTCATGGAAAAGCATGTTAATAAAAAATGGATTTCATGTAGAAGTAACTTTGAATGGATTAGGTGAAAATAAAAAAATTCAGGATATATTCTTATGCCATTTAAAGGATGCTATGAAAAATAGTTAA
- the cobO gene encoding cob(I)yrinic acid a,c-diamide adenosyltransferase, with translation MDKGYVHVYTGNGKGKTTAALGLSLRAVCAGKKVYFGQFIKGMKYSELESQGLLPNFEIHQFGRDCFIFNKPTKEDIRLAKDGLETCKKILTEGKHDLVVLDELNIAIFYGLFTVEEAIDVIKSRAPHVEVIITGRYADEKLIEFADLVTEMKEIKHYYKQGVPARKGIEN, from the coding sequence ATGGACAAGGGATATGTACATGTATACACTGGAAACGGTAAAGGTAAGACCACAGCAGCCTTAGGTTTATCTCTAAGGGCAGTATGTGCAGGGAAGAAGGTGTATTTTGGGCAGTTTATAAAAGGAATGAAATATAGTGAGCTTGAGAGTCAAGGATTATTGCCTAATTTTGAAATACACCAATTTGGGCGAGATTGCTTTATATTCAATAAACCTACTAAGGAAGATATACGGCTGGCTAAGGATGGATTAGAAACTTGTAAAAAAATCTTAACAGAAGGAAAACATGATTTAGTGGTATTAGATGAACTGAATATAGCCATATTTTATGGGCTTTTTACTGTAGAAGAGGCTATTGATGTTATAAAAAGCAGGGCTCCACATGTGGAGGTAATAATAACAGGTAGATATGCAGATGAAAAGCTAATAGAGTTTGCTGATTTAGTTACTGAAATGAAAGAGATAAAGCACTATTATAAACAGGGAGTACCTGCTAGAAAGGGAATAGAAAACTGA
- the cbiG gene encoding cobalt-precorrin 5A hydrolase encodes MNWAVVTLTKGGTQQAKKVKRLLGDISLDIYTLEKWADEETIVINKNLDEFIGSIFYSYDIILFIMATGIVVRSIAKYIVDKTTDPGILVMDEKGQFIISLLSGHLGGANKASKLLADKIGGQPVITTASDVNGLIAVDTLAEELECCISSMDNAKKVTALIVNNEPVRIESDINIDIKLPDNIVTEGEAKGTIYITNKLLNINHMYQVQLIPKNIIIGIGCRAGTSSKAIINAIDEALRSLNIDCRSILHFATVDVKQNETGIFEAAEHYKTIVKIVGREEIKAIESKFQCSEFVRKAIGVGAVCEPCAKLTATKGHFLMRKKSYGGITLSIWEEV; translated from the coding sequence ATGAACTGGGCAGTAGTTACCTTAACTAAAGGAGGAACTCAGCAAGCCAAGAAAGTAAAGAGGCTGCTAGGTGATATAAGCTTAGATATTTATACTTTAGAAAAATGGGCTGATGAGGAAACAATAGTAATAAACAAAAATCTTGATGAATTTATAGGAAGTATATTTTATAGTTATGATATTATACTTTTTATCATGGCCACTGGAATAGTAGTTAGAAGCATAGCAAAGTATATAGTAGATAAGACCACAGACCCTGGTATACTAGTTATGGATGAAAAAGGACAGTTTATAATAAGTTTGCTATCAGGGCATTTAGGAGGAGCAAATAAAGCTTCTAAGCTATTGGCAGATAAAATAGGAGGACAGCCTGTAATAACCACAGCATCAGATGTCAATGGGTTGATAGCAGTAGATACCTTAGCAGAAGAATTAGAATGTTGCATATCTAGTATGGATAATGCTAAAAAGGTTACAGCGCTCATAGTAAATAATGAGCCAGTCCGCATAGAATCAGATATTAATATTGACATAAAGCTTCCTGATAACATAGTAACAGAAGGAGAGGCAAAGGGGACAATCTATATAACTAACAAACTTTTGAATATTAATCATATGTACCAGGTTCAGCTAATACCTAAAAATATAATAATAGGAATTGGCTGTAGGGCAGGCACTAGTAGTAAAGCCATAATAAATGCAATAGATGAAGCATTAAGATCTTTGAACATTGACTGTAGAAGTATACTGCATTTTGCAACAGTAGATGTAAAACAGAACGAGACGGGAATATTTGAAGCTGCAGAGCACTATAAAACCATTGTTAAAATAGTAGGAAGAGAAGAAATAAAGGCTATAGAGAGTAAATTCCAATGTTCAGAGTTTGTTAGAAAAGCCATAGGAGTAGGTGCAGTTTGTGAGCCTTGTGCCAAACTTACAGCTACGAAAGGACATTTTTTAATGAGAAAAAAATCCTATGGTGGAATAACCTTATCTATATGGGAGGAAGTATAG
- a CDS encoding cobyrinate a,c-diamide synthase, giving the protein MKRIVIAGTHSGCGKTTLSLGIMAALTRRGKKVAPFKVGPDYIDPSFHKFVTGNPSYNLDSWLLDNNTVKYLFNKGNQNMDISIIEGVMGMYDGFGIDKSNGSTAHVAKVIKAPVILVVEGNAMSTSAAALVMGYMMYDKDVDLKGVIFNKVCGEKHYEMMRLVVERDLGIKCLGYLPKNIGVSLQSRHLGLIPADEVEELSKKTDMLVELVEKYIDLDALEDIANVGDIEPGANPAKDIHMKYKGLKIGIAMDTAFSFYYEHNLQLMKEAGVQLLPFSPIKDTKLPDELDGLYIGGGFPEIFAEKLEENLSMRKNIKEWLDKGLPAFAECGGLMYLTKGIVDLQGKCHEMVGFFDTKAMMTNRLNRFGYVNIETKTGIRIRGHEFHRSCIEENDGLDYYYHISKYREKFIGEWKCGLTKNNVVAGYPHIHFYSNLDFLEEFLNKCLDYKGR; this is encoded by the coding sequence ATGAAAAGAATAGTAATAGCTGGAACTCATAGCGGTTGTGGAAAAACCACATTAAGCTTAGGAATTATGGCAGCACTTACTAGGAGAGGAAAAAAGGTTGCACCCTTTAAGGTTGGACCCGACTATATAGACCCTAGCTTTCATAAGTTTGTAACAGGAAATCCTTCATATAACCTAGATAGCTGGCTTTTAGACAACAATACTGTAAAATATTTGTTCAATAAGGGCAATCAGAACATGGACATATCCATTATTGAAGGTGTCATGGGAATGTATGATGGCTTTGGAATAGATAAAAGCAATGGAAGTACAGCTCATGTAGCCAAAGTTATTAAGGCACCAGTAATATTAGTAGTTGAAGGAAACGCTATGTCTACAAGTGCAGCGGCCCTTGTAATGGGTTATATGATGTATGACAAGGATGTAGACCTTAAGGGTGTAATATTTAACAAGGTCTGTGGTGAAAAGCACTACGAGATGATGAGGCTTGTGGTTGAGAGGGATTTAGGAATAAAATGTCTAGGATATTTACCCAAGAATATAGGAGTATCTTTACAAAGCAGACATTTAGGTCTGATACCTGCAGATGAAGTGGAAGAGCTAAGCAAAAAAACAGATATGTTGGTAGAGCTTGTTGAGAAATATATTGACTTAGATGCTTTAGAAGATATAGCAAATGTAGGAGATATTGAACCAGGTGCAAATCCTGCTAAAGATATACATATGAAATATAAGGGGCTTAAAATAGGTATAGCAATGGATACTGCTTTTAGCTTTTACTATGAGCATAATCTACAGCTAATGAAGGAAGCAGGAGTTCAGCTTTTACCCTTTAGCCCTATAAAGGATACTAAACTTCCTGATGAACTAGATGGTCTTTATATAGGAGGAGGCTTTCCAGAAATATTTGCAGAGAAGCTGGAAGAAAACTTATCCATGAGAAAAAACATTAAAGAATGGCTAGATAAAGGGCTTCCTGCCTTTGCAGAATGTGGAGGATTGATGTATCTGACTAAGGGGATAGTAGACTTACAGGGAAAATGTCATGAAATGGTTGGTTTCTTTGATACCAAAGCTATGATGACTAATAGACTAAATCGATTTGGATATGTAAATATTGAGACTAAAACAGGAATAAGGATACGAGGTCATGAGTTCCACAGATCCTGTATAGAAGAAAATGATGGACTGGATTACTACTATCATATAAGTAAGTATAGAGAAAAATTCATAGGAGAGTGGAAGTGCGGATTAACAAAGAACAATGTAGTAGCAGGATATCCTCATATTCACTTCTATAGTAATTTAGATTTTTTAGAAGAATTCTTAAATAAATGTTTAGATTATAAAGGTAGATAA
- the cobM gene encoding precorrin-4 C(11)-methyltransferase, with amino-acid sequence MSKVYFIGAGPGDPELITIKGKKIIDDSDVIIYAGSLVNEQVLQGRKAGSPVYNSASMTLEEVIEVIDKSIKEGKKVARVHTGDPSIYGAIREQIDALEKLGIDSEVIPGVSSFVASAAAIKKEFTLPNVSQTIICTRLEGRTKVPERESLESLASHKASMTIFLSVHMIDEVADRLKKHYGEDTPVAVIQKASWDDQKIVIGNLSNIAEKVKAEGITKTAQILVGDFLGDEYELSKLYDKNFSHEYRSAK; translated from the coding sequence ATGAGCAAAGTATATTTTATAGGTGCAGGGCCTGGAGATCCAGAGCTTATAACTATAAAAGGTAAAAAAATAATAGATGATTCCGATGTAATCATATATGCTGGTTCTCTTGTAAATGAACAGGTGCTTCAAGGGAGAAAAGCAGGAAGCCCAGTATATAATAGTGCTTCTATGACATTGGAAGAAGTAATAGAAGTAATAGATAAAAGCATTAAAGAAGGTAAAAAAGTAGCTAGAGTTCATACAGGAGACCCTAGTATATATGGGGCAATAAGAGAGCAAATAGACGCTCTTGAAAAGCTAGGAATAGACAGTGAGGTAATACCTGGAGTTAGCTCCTTTGTAGCATCAGCTGCAGCTATAAAAAAGGAGTTTACACTTCCGAATGTTTCGCAGACAATAATATGCACCAGACTAGAAGGACGAACTAAGGTGCCTGAAAGAGAAAGTCTTGAGAGCTTGGCGTCACATAAGGCTTCTATGACTATATTTCTATCTGTACATATGATAGATGAGGTTGCAGATAGGCTGAAGAAGCACTATGGAGAAGATACGCCAGTTGCAGTTATACAAAAAGCTAGCTGGGATGACCAAAAAATAGTGATAGGAAATCTTAGCAATATAGCTGAAAAAGTGAAGGCAGAGGGAATAACTAAGACTGCACAGATATTAGTTGGAGACTTCTTAGGTGATGAGTATGAATTATCTAAACTATATGATAAGAACTTTAGCCATGAATATAGGAGTGCAAAATGA